A genomic stretch from Vicia villosa cultivar HV-30 ecotype Madison, WI unplaced genomic scaffold, Vvil1.0 ctg.000780F_1_1, whole genome shotgun sequence includes:
- the LOC131631165 gene encoding uncharacterized protein LOC131631165: MWKKDFFSLNYSFRGEGFLGLCVEKEGKLIYFVNVYASCDKVTRRRTWKNICEFKNNNIEGSWCIGGDFNSISSLDERIGVTNGGHSRELRFFNEFIEAMDLVDLPTIGGKFTWFKSNGKAMSRLDRFLLSKSFVEDWKVVGQHIGERDVSDHAPIWLKENRKDWGPKPFKFNNLWLKHDDFGSFVEKEWRKMVVKGRGDYCLVEKLKTLKSRISWWNKTVYGWIDLKIDKDVKEMNSLDNLFARFASNVPEDVVNKRLKVAEDFWENINKK; encoded by the coding sequence ATGTGGAAAAAAGATTTCTTTTCTCTAAACTATAGTTTTAGAGGCGAAGGATTTCTTGGTCTATGTGTGGAGAAGGAGGGTAAACTCATTTACTTTGTAAATGTCTACGCCTCTTGTGACAAAGTTACTAGAAGGAGGACTTGGAAAAATATTTGCGAGTTCAAGAACAATAACATTGAAGGATCTTGGTGCATTGGCGGAGACTTCAATTCTATTTCTTCTTTAGATGAAAGAATTGGAGTTACTAACGGTGGTCATAGTAGGGAGTTAAGATTCTTTAATGAGTTCATAGAGGCAATGGATTTGGTGGATCTCCCCACTATTGGTGGCAAGTTTACTTGGTTCAAAAGTAACGGGAAGGCTATGAGTAGGCTCGATAGATTCCTTCTGTCGAAGAGTTTTGTAGAAGATTGGAAGGTGGTTGGGCAACATATAGGTGAGAGGGACGTGTCCGACCATGCTCCCATTTGGTTGAAAGAGAATAGAAAGGATTGGGGTCCTAAGCCGTTCAAGTTCAACAACTTGTGGCTTAAGCATGACGATTTTGGGAGTTTTGTGGAAAAGGAGTGGAGAAAGATGGTAGTTAAAGGAAGAGGAGACTATTGCTTGGTTGAAAAGTTGAAAACTCTTAAAAGTCGGATCTCTTGGTGGAACAAAACGGTCTATGGGTGGATAGACCTCAAAATTGACAAAGATGTGAAAGAAATGAATTCTTTAGATAACTTGTTTGCTCGTTTTGCAAGTAACGTTCCGGAAGATGTGGTTAACAAAAGGTTGAAAGTGGCGGAGGATTTTTGggaaaacataaacaaaaaataa